The Erpetoichthys calabaricus chromosome 13, fErpCal1.3, whole genome shotgun sequence genome has a window encoding:
- the LOC114663922 gene encoding sodium- and chloride-dependent transporter XTRP3A-like, which yields MVQESRPSWDNPMQFVLACVSYAVGLGNVWRFPYLCQMHGGGGFLIPYLIMLLVEGVPLFYMELAVGQQMRQGSIGAWTAISPYLTGVGIASVVVSLFLCVYYNVINAWAFWYLFHSFQETLPWAECPVNGNRTAFVSECEKSSPTQYFWYRETLNITSSINDTGGIQMGQALCLLLAWLVVFLCIIRGTKSTGKVVYVTSIFPYFVLIIYLIRGVTLHGAVNGLKYMFTPKLTELANPKAWVNAATQIFFSLGLGFGSLIAFASFNQPNNNFEKQAIIVSLINSGTSVFASIVTFSIYGFKATFNYEACIDRMILLLMNSFDLAEGSVTTENLSDWVTRLNATYPEQFALISPQMEFCDLESELDTAVEGTGLAFIVYSEAIKNMEVSQLWSVLYFTMLLMLGIGSMLGNVAAIITPLRDWQLLSRHLQQETLAGLVCLLCFVIGLGFTSRSGNYWFAIFNDYAVTLSLLFIVLIEILSVCYIYGLKRFEKDISVMIGHLPHWYWRVTWSIVSPLLIVGLLIFYMIDYITGGTPTYQAWDELQGRTVKKEYPPYAQAFIGILVIASMICVPLVALVTFFKRKSRRPKEGTISTIT from the exons GTGGATTCTTGATCCCGTATCTCATTATGCTGCTGGTAGAAGGTGTGCCCTTGTTCTACATGGAGCTGGCAGTGGGACAGCAGATGCGCCAGGGAAGCATCGGGGCGTGGACGGCTATAAGCCCCTACCTCACTGGAGTGG GTATAGCCAGCGTGGTGGTGTCCCTCTTTCTTTGCGTTTATTACAATGTAATAAACGCCTGGGCCTTCTGGTATTTGTTCCATTCGTTTCAG GAAACTCTTCCTTGGGCCGAGTGTCCTGTTAATGGCAACCGCACCGCCTTTGTGAGCGAATGCGAGAAGAGCTCACCCACACAGTACTTCTGGTACAGGGAGACCCTCAACATCACTTCCTCGATCAACGATACAGGGGGCATCCAGATGGGACAAGCGTTGTGTCTGCTCCTGGCCTGGCTGGTCGTTTTCCTTTGCATCATCAGAGGGACAAAGTCGACTGGGAAA GTGGTGTACGTCACTTCCATCTTCCCATACTTCGTCCTCATCATCTATTTGATTCGTGGGGTCACCCTTCATGGAGCGGTCAACGGACTAAAATACATGTTCACCCCCAAG CTTACAGAACTTGCCAATCCCAAAGCCTGGGTGAATGCCGCCACACAGATCTTCTTCTCCTTGGGGCTCGGCTTTGGGAGTCTGATTGCCTTTGCCAGCTTCAACCAGCCCAACAACAACTTTGAGAAGCAGGCCATCATCGTGTCCCTGATCAACAGTGGCACCTCCGTATTTGCCAGCATCGTCACATTCTCCATTTATGGATTTAAGGCCACCTTCAATTATGAAGCCTGCATAGACAG GATGattctgctgctgatgaactCCTTCGACTTGGCTGAAGGGTCTGTGACCACAGAGAACCTGAGCGACTGGGTCACCCGCCTGAATGCCACCTACCCAGAGCAGTTTGCGCTGATATCTCCGCAGATGGAGTTCTGTGACCTGGAGTCGGAGCTCGACACG GCTGTGGAGGGCACTGGCTTGGCGTTTATTGTGTACAGCGAGGCCATCAAGAACATGGAGGTCTCCCAGCTCTGGTCGGTGTTGTACTTCACCATGTTGCTGATGCTGGGCATTGGCAGCATGCTGGGAAACGTGGCGGCCATAATCACTCCCTTACGAGACTGGCAGCTTCTCTCCAGGCATCTCCAGCAGGAGACACTCGCAG GACTCGTCTGTCTGCTGTGCTTCGTCATCGGCCTCGGGTTCACCTCCCGTTCAGGAAATTACTGGTTTGCCATTTTCAACGACTATGCAGTCACCCTGTCCCTGCTCTTCATCGTCCTCATTGAAATCCTAAGCGTCTGCTACATTTATGGCTTAAAGAG GTTTGAGAAGGACATCAGTGTGATGATCGGTCATCTGCCACACTGGTACTGGAGGGTCACCTGGTCCATCGTCAGCCCCCTGCTGATTGTCGGCTTGCTCATATTTTACATGATAGACTACATCACTGGTGGAACTCCGACCTATCAAGCGTGGGATGAACTCCAG GGGCGCACGGTGAAGAAGGAATACCCACCCTATGCCCAGGCGTTCATTGGTATTCTCGTGATTGCCTCCATGATCTGCGTGCCACTGGTCGCCCTGGTCACCTTTTTCAAAAGGAAGAGTCGCCGCCCAAAAGAAGGCACTATAAGTACCATCACCTAG